The following proteins are co-located in the Micromonospora viridifaciens genome:
- a CDS encoding S9 family peptidase, translating into MDYPELAARTRRFSHGAPRAVSVADDGSRVIFLRSSGPEDPADALWLLDVATGAERLVADPAVLLGSDGEPAPLAPGERALRERLRLSAGGIGSYALDSAGRVAAFALAGRLFRADLVHYDVVEVATVGPVIDPRPDPTGERLAYVTDAAEGVRRGQLRVIEPDGTDNLLAGEDSGVTWGLAEHIAAEEFGRYRGYWWAPDGRCVLAARVDESRLPQWHLHDPADPASPPTTVAYPVAGGPNAQVSLHLLDLDGGWVDVHWDRETYPYLTSVGWADGGPLITVLRRSQQHGLVLAVDPRTGETQVHAELADPRWVEPIPGTPAHLPDGRVLVGGELAHDGYDARCLFADGTLLTPPSLYVRRVVGRLPGGGNGPADLLVEASEGEPSQRHLYRVRTVIGGGVDARRMGSDPGWHTAAIGGATLVVGAASLEHPGTRWSVWHGDQEVGELRSLAATPPYAPRPMIVRVTDRRLPSAVLYPSEHVKGTKLPVLVDVYGGPGHQEVIAARATWLERQWWAEQGFAVVTVDNRGTPGVAPSFEKAIHRRVADVILTDQVDALTALAGKHPDLDLARVAVRGWSFGGWLAGLAVLRHPELFRCAIVGAPVTDWTLYDTAYSERYLGLPDDGMDVYAHHSLVELAAEPVGDPAQARPMLLVHGLVDDNVVAAHTLRLSAALLAAGRPHAVLPLTGATHMAAGGIAERLLRLELDFLRRNL; encoded by the coding sequence GTGGACTATCCCGAGCTGGCCGCCCGTACCCGTCGGTTCAGCCACGGGGCGCCGCGCGCCGTCTCCGTCGCGGACGACGGCTCCCGGGTGATCTTCCTGCGCTCGTCGGGACCGGAGGACCCGGCCGACGCGCTCTGGCTGCTGGACGTCGCCACCGGCGCGGAGCGACTGGTCGCCGACCCGGCGGTGCTGCTCGGCTCCGACGGCGAGCCGGCCCCGCTGGCGCCGGGCGAACGGGCGCTGCGCGAGCGGCTGCGGCTCAGCGCCGGCGGCATCGGCTCGTACGCCCTGGACTCGGCCGGGCGGGTGGCCGCGTTCGCGCTGGCCGGGCGGCTGTTCCGGGCCGACCTGGTGCACTACGACGTGGTCGAGGTGGCCACGGTCGGCCCGGTGATCGACCCGCGGCCCGACCCCACGGGCGAGCGGCTGGCCTACGTCACCGACGCCGCCGAGGGGGTACGCCGGGGCCAGCTGCGGGTGATCGAGCCGGACGGCACGGACAACCTGCTCGCCGGCGAGGACAGCGGGGTGACCTGGGGGCTCGCCGAGCACATCGCGGCCGAGGAGTTCGGCCGGTACCGCGGCTACTGGTGGGCCCCGGACGGCCGCTGCGTGCTGGCCGCCCGGGTGGACGAGTCCCGGCTGCCGCAGTGGCACCTGCACGACCCGGCCGATCCGGCGAGCCCGCCGACGACCGTCGCGTACCCCGTGGCGGGCGGGCCGAACGCGCAGGTCAGCCTGCACCTGCTGGACCTCGACGGCGGCTGGGTCGACGTGCACTGGGACCGGGAGACCTACCCGTACCTGACCTCCGTCGGCTGGGCGGACGGCGGGCCGCTGATCACCGTGCTGCGCCGGTCGCAGCAGCACGGCCTGGTGCTCGCGGTCGACCCGCGTACCGGGGAGACGCAGGTGCACGCCGAGCTGGCCGACCCGCGCTGGGTGGAGCCAATCCCCGGCACCCCGGCCCACCTGCCCGACGGCCGGGTGCTGGTCGGCGGCGAGCTGGCCCACGACGGGTACGACGCGCGGTGCCTGTTCGCCGACGGCACCCTGCTCACCCCGCCCTCGCTGTACGTACGCCGGGTGGTGGGGCGGCTGCCCGGGGGCGGCAACGGCCCGGCGGACCTGCTGGTGGAGGCGAGCGAGGGCGAGCCGAGCCAGCGGCACCTCTACCGGGTCCGGACGGTGATCGGCGGCGGGGTGGACGCCCGCCGGATGGGCAGCGACCCGGGCTGGCACACCGCCGCGATCGGCGGCGCCACGCTGGTGGTCGGCGCCGCGTCGCTGGAGCACCCGGGCACCCGCTGGTCGGTGTGGCACGGCGACCAGGAGGTGGGCGAGCTGCGCTCGCTGGCCGCGACCCCGCCGTACGCGCCGCGACCGATGATCGTGCGGGTGACCGACCGGCGGTTGCCGAGCGCGGTGCTCTATCCGTCCGAGCACGTCAAGGGCACGAAGCTGCCGGTGCTGGTGGACGTCTACGGCGGCCCGGGGCATCAGGAGGTGATCGCCGCCCGGGCGACCTGGCTGGAACGGCAGTGGTGGGCGGAGCAGGGCTTCGCGGTGGTGACCGTCGACAACCGGGGCACCCCGGGCGTCGCCCCGTCGTTCGAGAAGGCGATCCACCGGCGGGTGGCCGACGTGATCCTGACCGACCAGGTGGACGCGCTGACCGCGCTCGCCGGCAAGCACCCGGACCTGGACCTGGCCCGGGTGGCGGTGCGGGGCTGGTCGTTCGGCGGCTGGCTGGCCGGGCTGGCGGTGCTGCGTCACCCGGAGCTGTTCCGGTGCGCGATCGTCGGCGCCCCGGTCACCGACTGGACGCTGTACGACACCGCCTACAGCGAGCGCTACCTGGGCCTGCCGGACGACGGCATGGACGTCTACGCCCACCACTCGCTGGTCGAGCTGGCCGCCGAGCCGGTCGGCGACCCGGCGCAGGCCCGGCCGATGCTGCTGGTGCACGGGCTGGTCGACGACAACGTGGTGGCCGCGCACACGCTGCGTCTCTCGGCGGCGCTGCTGGCCGCCGGCCGGCCGCACGCCGTCCTGCCGCTCACCGGGGCCACCCACATGGCCGCCGGGGGCATCGCGGAACGCCTGCTCCGCCTGGAGCTGGACTTCCTCCGCCGGAACCTGTGA
- the mshB gene encoding N-acetyl-1-D-myo-inositol-2-amino-2-deoxy-alpha-D-glucopyranoside deacetylase, whose protein sequence is MTGVTTLPDRRLLLVHAHPDDESIGTGSTMAHYAASGAHVTLVTCTLGEEGEIHVPALAQLAAAEADQLGGYRIGELAAACAALGVTDHRFLGGAGRYRDSGMMGLATNEHPRAFWQADLDEAAGHLLEIMREVRPQVMITYDANGFYGHPDHIQAHRVAMRAHELAAAEGIAPAKVYWTAMPRSVLVAGLDAFTESSDNPFAGIESVDELPFGTPDPEIAARIDATDQHVAKEAAMRAHATQIPATSWLYSIAGNFGAEFMGVEYFTLAVGEKGPGRGPYGWEDDLFAGLPLDGPDRSPVAAAGLR, encoded by the coding sequence GTGACGGGCGTGACGACGCTGCCCGACCGACGCCTCCTGCTGGTCCACGCGCACCCCGACGACGAGTCCATCGGCACCGGCTCGACGATGGCGCACTACGCCGCCAGCGGCGCCCACGTCACCCTGGTGACCTGCACGCTCGGCGAGGAGGGCGAGATCCACGTGCCGGCGCTGGCCCAGCTCGCCGCTGCCGAGGCCGACCAGCTCGGCGGCTACCGGATCGGCGAGCTGGCGGCCGCCTGCGCCGCGCTCGGCGTCACCGACCACCGCTTCCTCGGTGGCGCGGGCCGCTACCGGGACTCCGGCATGATGGGCCTGGCCACCAACGAGCACCCGCGGGCCTTCTGGCAGGCCGACCTCGACGAGGCCGCCGGGCACCTGCTGGAGATCATGCGCGAGGTCCGTCCGCAGGTCATGATCACGTACGACGCCAACGGCTTTTACGGCCACCCCGACCACATCCAGGCGCACCGGGTGGCGATGCGGGCACACGAGCTGGCCGCCGCCGAGGGGATCGCCCCGGCGAAGGTCTACTGGACGGCGATGCCGCGCAGCGTGCTGGTGGCCGGCCTGGACGCGTTCACCGAGTCGTCGGACAATCCGTTCGCCGGCATCGAGAGCGTTGACGAGCTGCCGTTCGGCACGCCCGACCCGGAGATCGCCGCGCGGATCGACGCCACCGACCAGCACGTCGCCAAGGAGGCGGCGATGCGGGCGCACGCCACCCAGATCCCGGCCACCTCCTGGCTCTACTCGATCGCCGGCAACTTCGGCGCCGAGTTCATGGGGGTGGAGTACTTCACCCTCGCGGTCGGCGAGAAGGGGCCGGGCCGCGGCCCGTACGGCTGGGAGGACGACCTCTTCGCCGGGCTGCCGCTGGACGGGCCGGACCGGTCCCCGGTCGCGGCGGCCGGCCTCCGGTGA